Proteins encoded within one genomic window of Arachis ipaensis cultivar K30076 chromosome B08, Araip1.1, whole genome shotgun sequence:
- the LOC107611201 gene encoding disease resistance protein RPS6-like, whose product MTHATTSQAIFVLLLTKARYIQVFIDNRISKGDENSSSVFKAIRDSNVSVVVLSKDYASSTWCMHELNKILKQKRHGKGHIMVPVFYKIDPSHIRKQIGTYKKAFEKHERDVKHNILLKWKAVLTEVCNMESKHRVKESKHLVEMAKSITTRTVGVISKIDQAAAEPKALAAV is encoded by the exons ATGACACACGCAACAACTTCACAAGCCATCTTTGTGCTGCTCTTAACCAAAGCAAGATATATACAAGTCTTCATAGACAACAGAATCTCCAAGGGAGATGAGAACTCTTCCTCAGTCTTCAAAGCCATAAGGGATTCCAATGTGTCTGTGGTTGTTCTGTCAAAGGACTATGCTTCCTCGACATGGTGCATGCATGAACTCAACAAAATACTCAAGCAAAAGAGACATGGTAAGGGCCACATTATGGTACCTGTGTTCTATAAGATTGACCCTTCACATATTAGGAAGCAAATTGGCACTTACAAGAAAGCATTTGAGAAACATGAGAGAGATGTCAAACACAACATTCTGCTGAAATGGAAAGCTGTTCTCACTGAA GTTTGTAATATGGAATCGAAGCATAGGGTTAAGGAATCGAAGCATCTGGTGGAAATGGCGAAATCTATAA CCACTAGAACAGTTGGTGTTATCAGTAAAATTGATCAGGCTGCTGCAGAACCAAAAGCTCTTGCAGCAGTGTAG
- the LOC107613744 gene encoding DNA mismatch repair protein MSH3-like gives MNMPDLAMQSLALTIHHLKEFGFERIVCSGFSLRPFSRNMEMTFSANAFQQLEILKNNSDGSENGTLLQIMNRTLTIFGSRLLRHWTMISACLHAVSEIAESMKQSHYVLLLCSFKEQLPTCSCPCNESSNGLLGD, from the exons ATGAACATGCCAGATTTGGCTATGCAATCTTTGGCCTTAACAATTCACCATTTAAAGGAATTTGGGTTTGAGAGAATTGTATGCTCAGGTTTTTCTTTAAGGCCATTCTCAAGAAATATGGAAATGACCTTTTCAGCCAATGCGTTTCAACAACTAGAG attttaaaaaataatagtgATGGATCTGAGAATGGAACCTTGCTGCAAATTATGAATCGCACCCTTACTATATTCGGTTCTAGGCTTCTTAGGCATTGG ACCATGATTTCTGCTTGTCTTCATGCTGTATCTGAAATTGCAGAGTCCATGAAACAG TCACACTATGTTTTGTTGCTCTGTTCCTTCAAAGAACAACTTCCAACATGTTCGTGTCCATGCAATGAAAGCAGTAATGGCTTGCTGGGAGATTGA